A region of Paenimyroides aestuarii DNA encodes the following proteins:
- a CDS encoding thymidylate synthase gives MQQYLDLIKYVLENGVQKGDRTGTGTKSVFGYQMRFNLEEGFPLVTTKKVHLKSIIHELLWFLNGDTNIGYLKENGVRIWDEWANENGDLGPIYGYQWRNWNGEEIDQIKELIHTLKTNPNSRRMLISAWNPSVLPDTSVSFEENVANGKAALPPCHAFFQFYVADGKLSCQLYQRSADIFLGVPFNIASYALFTMMVAQVCGLGYGDFIHTFGDAHIYNNHFEQVELQLSRAPRPLPKMILNPEIKDIFDFKFEDFTLVDYDPHPAIKGQVSV, from the coding sequence ATGCAACAATATTTAGATTTAATAAAATACGTTTTAGAGAACGGCGTTCAAAAAGGCGATAGAACAGGCACCGGAACAAAAAGCGTTTTTGGATACCAAATGCGTTTCAATTTAGAAGAAGGCTTTCCATTGGTTACCACCAAAAAAGTACATTTAAAATCAATCATTCATGAATTGCTTTGGTTTTTAAATGGCGACACCAATATTGGTTATTTAAAAGAAAATGGCGTGCGTATTTGGGATGAATGGGCCAATGAAAACGGCGATTTAGGACCTATTTATGGCTATCAATGGCGCAATTGGAACGGCGAAGAAATAGATCAAATTAAAGAATTAATTCACACCTTAAAAACCAATCCAAACAGCCGCAGAATGTTGATTTCGGCATGGAATCCGTCGGTTTTGCCTGATACATCTGTATCTTTTGAAGAAAATGTTGCCAACGGAAAAGCAGCTTTGCCTCCGTGTCATGCTTTTTTTCAGTTTTATGTTGCCGATGGAAAATTGTCGTGCCAATTGTATCAGCGTTCGGCAGATATTTTCTTAGGGGTTCCGTTTAATATTGCATCTTATGCGTTGTTTACCATGATGGTGGCTCAAGTTTGTGGGTTGGGTTATGGCGATTTTATTCACACCTTTGGCGATGCGCACATCTACAATAATCATTTTGAACAAGTTGAATTACAATTGTCAAGAGCACCACGTCCGTTGCCAAAAATGATCTTAAATCCAGAAATAAAAGATATTTTCGACTTTAAATTTGAAGATTTCACTTTGGTTGATTACGACCCGCATCCGGCAATTAAAGGACAAGTTTCTGTATAA
- a CDS encoding deoxynucleoside kinase, which produces MQVAIAGNIGAGKTTLTKLLAKHYKWEPHYEDVVDNPYLDDFYHSMDRWSFNLQIYFLNSRFRQVLAMKSSGKNTIQDRTIYEDAHIFAPNLHAMGLMSNRDFDNYKQLFELMEGLVGAPDLLIYLRSSIPNLVGQIHKRGREYENSISIDYLNKLNERYEDWIKSYTKGKLLIIDVDPINFVDNPEDLGAIINRIDAEINGLF; this is translated from the coding sequence ATGCAAGTTGCAATTGCCGGAAATATTGGTGCCGGAAAAACAACTTTAACCAAGTTGTTGGCCAAACATTACAAATGGGAACCGCATTATGAAGATGTGGTTGATAATCCTTACTTAGACGATTTTTATCATTCAATGGATCGTTGGTCGTTCAATTTGCAGATTTATTTCTTAAACAGTCGATTTCGTCAGGTTTTGGCAATGAAATCTAGTGGAAAAAATACCATTCAAGACAGAACCATCTACGAAGATGCGCATATTTTTGCTCCGAATTTACATGCCATGGGCTTAATGTCGAACCGCGATTTTGATAATTACAAACAATTATTTGAATTGATGGAAGGCTTGGTTGGCGCACCTGATTTATTGATTTACCTGCGCAGCTCCATTCCTAATTTGGTGGGACAAATTCACAAACGTGGCCGCGAATACGAAAATTCCATCTCGATTGATTATTTAAATAAACTCAACGAGCGCTACGAAGATTGGATTAAAAGTTATACCAAAGGTAAATTGTTGATTATTGATGTAGATCCGATAAATTTTGTAGATAATCCGGAAGATTTGGGAGCAATCATTAATAGAATCGATGCCGAAATTAATGGTTTGTTTTAA
- a CDS encoding DUF2807 domain-containing protein, with the protein MKKSIVLLLLIVTACAGEDACFSKKGNAVSQEHQLSGFHTLDIPMNVSVEIIPDSSFKMQIESFENRIDALSFSVNDSVLTIKNEVSCQMLKSYETAVLKIYTPILKRINSRTQFHVVSKDTLRYPNLYLLTSIPNEESASTNFDLKVNNNSVTVEDNQVGNFILKGKTNVLDVKLYGANGSVDAKLLYAKTVQTYHRSNQNIHVVAKNKLEGTIASVGNIYVYNKPDTVKIERLYTGNVYYK; encoded by the coding sequence ATGAAAAAAAGTATCGTTTTATTATTGTTGATAGTGACTGCCTGTGCCGGTGAGGATGCGTGTTTTTCAAAAAAAGGAAATGCCGTTTCTCAAGAACATCAGTTGTCAGGATTTCATACGCTTGATATTCCCATGAATGTTTCGGTGGAAATTATTCCAGACAGCAGTTTTAAAATGCAAATTGAATCCTTTGAAAATAGAATAGATGCGCTTTCTTTTTCTGTAAATGATTCTGTTCTTACTATAAAAAACGAAGTTTCGTGCCAAATGCTTAAAAGTTATGAAACCGCAGTTTTAAAAATTTACACGCCCATTTTGAAGAGAATCAATTCGCGTACGCAGTTCCATGTGGTTTCAAAAGATACCTTGCGCTATCCAAATTTGTATTTGCTAACAAGTATTCCAAACGAAGAAAGTGCATCAACCAACTTTGATTTAAAAGTAAATAACAATTCAGTAACGGTAGAAGATAATCAGGTTGGTAATTTTATTTTAAAAGGCAAAACCAATGTTTTGGATGTGAAATTATACGGTGCAAACGGCTCAGTTGACGCTAAATTGTTGTATGCCAAAACCGTTCAAACCTATCACCGCAGCAACCAAAATATTCATGTTGTTGCAAAAAATAAATTAGAAGGAACCATTGCATCTGTTGGAAATATTTATGTGTACAACAAGCCCGATACCGTAAAAATAGAACGTTTATACACAGGAAATGTATATTACAAATAA
- a CDS encoding acyloxyacyl hydrolase — MKILLRLQFTICVLVFLSTFFSANGQENWSVSLQTYKGAILPHSNNIQHLITNKPTGYLFSLNHRVNGSKEWHHTYRFPEVGFSFHTQNNHNETLGDLYGFYGHYNFYFFQRRLQFRVGQGVAYATNPYNKETNFRNVAYGSKFMPSTYFMLSYDQPRIWNNIGINAGFLFVHHSNATIKSPNTSTNTLGLNVGLTYHFSAEDEITKPNNFVNHPQNFRYNLLFRTGVNESHIIGMGQKPFYHIAAIFEKPLNNYGAAQLGVDVFLSQSMKELIPFLATSFPEEGMDKNTDWKRVGLFVGYEWYLNKLTAEGNIGYYVHDEYKKNTAFYQRLGLRYYVTPNVFGIMSLKTHFAKAEAFEVGVGYKL, encoded by the coding sequence ATGAAAATACTGCTGAGGTTGCAATTTACCATTTGTGTGCTGGTTTTCTTATCGACTTTTTTTTCAGCAAATGGTCAAGAAAATTGGAGCGTATCGTTACAAACCTACAAAGGTGCTATTTTGCCACACAGCAACAATATTCAACATTTAATTACCAATAAACCAACCGGTTACTTGTTTTCATTGAATCATCGGGTAAATGGCTCTAAAGAGTGGCATCACACCTATCGTTTTCCAGAAGTGGGTTTTTCGTTTCACACTCAAAACAATCACAACGAAACTTTGGGCGATTTGTATGGCTTCTACGGGCATTATAATTTCTACTTTTTTCAACGAAGATTACAGTTTCGCGTAGGGCAGGGTGTGGCTTATGCTACCAATCCTTACAACAAGGAAACCAATTTTCGCAATGTGGCTTATGGTTCCAAATTCATGCCCTCGACCTATTTTATGTTGAGTTATGACCAACCTCGCATTTGGAACAATATAGGTATCAATGCTGGTTTTTTGTTTGTGCATCATTCAAACGCCACCATTAAATCACCCAACACAAGCACCAATACTTTGGGGTTGAATGTGGGCTTAACCTATCACTTTTCGGCTGAAGACGAGATCACCAAGCCCAACAATTTTGTAAATCATCCACAAAATTTTAGATACAATTTACTTTTTAGAACGGGTGTAAACGAAAGCCACATAATTGGCATGGGACAAAAGCCTTTTTATCATATTGCAGCCATTTTTGAAAAACCGTTGAATAATTATGGAGCTGCACAGTTAGGTGTAGATGTTTTTTTGTCGCAGTCAATGAAAGAATTGATTCCGTTTTTGGCCACATCTTTTCCTGAAGAAGGAATGGATAAAAACACCGATTGGAAACGTGTGGGGCTTTTTGTGGGCTATGAATGGTATTTGAACAAACTAACCGCCGAAGGAAACATTGGTTATTACGTGCACGATGAATACAAGAAGAATACTGCATTTTATCAACGTTTGGGATTGCGCTATTATGTCACTCCAAACGTTTTTGGCATCATGTCGTTAAAAACCCATTTTGCGAAAGCCGAAGCTTTTGAAGTTGGAGTGGGGTATAAGTTGTAA
- a CDS encoding GNAT family N-acetyltransferase translates to MDGVVTYLFTSDRLGFRNWKSNDIDKLFKINSDREVMEFFPSLPTKAETILFIERMKDQFQEKGFCYFAVDKLANNEFIGFIGISEQTYKADFTPCVDIGWRIDRKEWNKGFATEGAKKCLDYALNNLKISKIYAVAPKINVKSEHIMEKIGLKKQYEFEHPLLIDNNLLKTCVLYRNE, encoded by the coding sequence ATGGATGGAGTAGTAACGTATTTATTTACATCAGATCGCCTTGGTTTTAGAAATTGGAAAAGCAATGATATTGACAAATTGTTTAAAATAAATTCTGATAGAGAGGTAATGGAATTTTTTCCTAGTTTACCTACAAAAGCAGAAACAATTTTATTCATCGAAAGAATGAAGGATCAATTTCAAGAAAAGGGGTTTTGCTATTTTGCTGTTGATAAACTTGCAAATAATGAATTTATTGGTTTTATAGGTATTTCTGAACAAACTTACAAGGCAGATTTTACACCATGTGTTGATATTGGATGGAGAATTGATCGCAAAGAATGGAATAAAGGTTTTGCTACTGAAGGTGCTAAAAAGTGTCTTGATTATGCATTGAACAACCTAAAAATAAGCAAAATATATGCTGTTGCACCGAAAATAAATGTAAAGTCTGAACATATAATGGAAAAAATTGGATTGAAGAAACAATATGAATTTGAACATCCATTATTGATTGATAATAATTTACTTAAAACGTGTGTATTATACAGAAACGAATAA
- a CDS encoding bifunctional nuclease family protein: MSLVQLTIKGISYSHTQNGAYALILNEVNGARKLPIVIGAFEAQAIAIAIEEDLKPPRPLTHDLFKTFCDRFDIVVKQVIIHKLVDGVFFSSIICERDGIEEIIDARTSDAISLALRFDAPIFTYQNILDKAGIYLREQEEADHNEEEDFDDEDDDFDNDDSNDESLNDAIDEFLNLVPNEKASEFASLSVQELNDLLEMAVLNEDYEKAARLRDELSKRNL; encoded by the coding sequence ATGAGTTTAGTACAATTAACAATAAAAGGAATTTCATACAGTCACACCCAAAACGGAGCTTATGCTTTGATTTTGAATGAAGTAAATGGCGCGCGTAAACTTCCCATCGTAATCGGTGCGTTTGAAGCGCAGGCGATAGCAATTGCCATTGAAGAAGATTTGAAACCTCCACGCCCTTTAACACACGATTTGTTTAAAACCTTTTGCGACCGATTTGATATCGTTGTAAAGCAGGTAATTATTCACAAATTGGTAGATGGTGTTTTCTTCTCAAGCATTATTTGCGAACGCGACGGTATCGAAGAAATCATTGATGCGCGCACCTCTGACGCTATTTCACTGGCATTGCGTTTTGATGCGCCTATTTTCACCTATCAAAATATATTAGACAAAGCAGGAATTTATCTGCGTGAACAAGAAGAAGCAGATCATAATGAAGAGGAAGATTTTGATGATGAAGACGATGATTTCGATAACGATGATTCGAACGACGAATCGTTAAACGATGCGATTGATGAATTTCTAAATTTGGTACCCAACGAAAAAGCAAGTGAATTTGCCTCTTTGTCGGTGCAAGAATTAAACGATTTGTTAGAAATGGCTGTTTTGAACGAAGATTACGAAAAAGCCGCTCGCTTGCGCGATGAATTATCAAAAAGAAACCTGTAA
- a CDS encoding dihydrofolate reductase yields the protein MKISLIAAIAQNHAIGKNNQLLWHLPADFKHFKETTSDHFILMGRKTFESFPKPLPNRTHLIVTRQKNYTVPDHCFAFASVKDALVFAQQQNQKMVYVIGGGEIYKETIGIANELVITHVDAEFKDADAFFPEITSDWEIISEKRHQADEKNEFDFTIIVYQR from the coding sequence ATGAAAATAAGTTTAATTGCTGCCATTGCCCAAAACCATGCAATTGGAAAAAACAACCAACTGCTTTGGCATTTACCGGCCGATTTTAAGCATTTTAAGGAAACCACAAGCGATCATTTTATTTTAATGGGAAGAAAAACCTTTGAATCGTTTCCTAAACCTTTGCCTAACCGCACGCATTTAATCGTTACCAGACAGAAAAATTATACTGTTCCGGATCATTGTTTTGCCTTTGCTTCTGTTAAAGACGCTTTGGTTTTTGCACAACAGCAAAATCAAAAAATGGTGTATGTAATTGGCGGGGGCGAAATTTATAAAGAAACAATTGGTATCGCTAATGAATTGGTAATTACCCACGTAGATGCCGAGTTTAAAGATGCTGATGCGTTTTTTCCCGAAATAACATCTGATTGGGAAATTATCTCTGAAAAAAGACATCAAGCCGATGAAAAAAACGAGTTTGATTTTACGATAATTGTTTATCAAAGGTAA